A section of the Streptococcus oriscaviae genome encodes:
- the rpoB gene encoding DNA-directed RNA polymerase subunit beta gives MAGHEVQYGKHRTRRSFSRIKEVLDLPNLIEIQTDSFQDFLDHGLKEVFEDVLPVSNFTETMELEFVGYELKEPKYTLEEARAHDANYSAPIFVTFRLINKETGEIKTQEVFFGEFPIMTEMGTFIINGAERIIVSQLVRSPGVYFNDKVDKNGKVGYGSTVIPNRGAWLELETDSKDIAYTRIDRTRKIPFTTLVRALGFSGDDEIFDIFGDSELVRNTVEKDIHKNPADSRTDEALKEIYERLRPGEPKTAESSRSLLTARFFDPRRYDLAPVGRYKINKKLSLRTRLLNQTLAEHVINGETGEIVLEAGTLLNRDVLEKIDEQFDQLNLVEYIPNDAAVLVEPVLLQKFKIVAPKDPDRVVTVIGNANPAENVRTVTPADILAEMSYFLNLAEGLGRVDDIDHLGNRRIRAVGELLANQVRIGLTRMERNLRERMSVQDNEVLTPQQIINIRPVTAAIKEFFGSSQLSQFMDQHNPLSELSHKRRLSALGPGGLTRDRAGYEVRDVHYTHYGRMCPIETPEGPNIGLINNLSSYGHLNKYGFIQTPYRKIDRATGTVTNEIVWLTADEEDAYIVAQSTSPLDENNRFVDKIVMGRHQGNNQEFPAESADFMDVSPKQVVAVATACIPFLENDDSNRALMGANMQRQAVPLIDPKAPLVGTGMEYQAAHDSGAAIIAQHDGKVTYADADKVEVRREDGSLDIYKISKFRRSNSGTAYNQRTLVKVGDVVEKGDFIADGPSMEKGEMALGQNPIVAYMTWEGYNFEDAVIMSERLVKDDVYTSVHLEEYESETRDTKLGPEEITREIPNVGEDALRQLDEMGIIRIGAEVKEGDILVGKVTPKGEKDLSAEERLLHAIFGDKSREVRDTSLRVPHGADGVVRDVKIFTRANGDELQSGVNMLVRVYIAQKRKIKVGDKMAGRHGNKGVVSRIVPVEDMPYLPDGTPVDIMLNPLGVPSRMNIGQVMELHLGMAARNLGIHIATPVFDGASSEDLWSTVKEAGMDSDAKTVLYDGRTGEPFDNRVSVGVMYMIKLHHMVDDKLHARSVGPYSLVTQQPLGGKAQFGGQRFGEMEVWALEAYGASNVLQEILTYKSDDVTGRLKAYEAITKGKPIPKPGVPESFRVLVKELQSLGLDMRVLDEDDKEVELRDLDEGEDDDIIHVDDLEKARAKAAADAAAAFAAEEAEGKE, from the coding sequence TTGGCAGGACATGAAGTTCAGTACGGCAAGCACCGTACACGTCGTAGTTTTTCAAGAATTAAGGAAGTTCTTGATTTACCAAATTTGATTGAAATCCAAACGGATTCATTCCAAGATTTTTTAGACCATGGTTTGAAGGAAGTTTTTGAAGATGTACTTCCGGTCTCAAACTTTACAGAAACCATGGAATTGGAATTTGTGGGCTATGAGCTGAAGGAGCCAAAGTATACATTGGAAGAGGCGCGTGCGCACGATGCCAACTATTCGGCACCAATCTTTGTGACCTTCCGTTTGATCAATAAGGAAACCGGCGAAATCAAGACTCAGGAAGTCTTCTTCGGTGAATTTCCAATTATGACGGAAATGGGTACCTTTATCATCAACGGTGCAGAACGTATCATCGTTTCTCAGTTGGTGCGCTCACCAGGTGTCTACTTCAATGACAAGGTAGATAAGAATGGTAAGGTTGGTTACGGTTCAACCGTTATCCCAAACCGTGGTGCTTGGTTGGAGTTGGAAACAGACTCAAAAGACATCGCCTATACCCGTATCGACCGTACGCGTAAGATTCCATTTACGACCTTGGTGCGTGCCCTTGGTTTCTCAGGGGATGATGAAATTTTTGATATTTTTGGTGACAGCGAATTGGTTCGCAACACCGTCGAAAAAGACATCCACAAGAATCCAGCAGATTCTCGTACAGACGAAGCCCTCAAAGAAATCTATGAGCGCCTGCGTCCAGGTGAACCAAAAACTGCAGAAAGCTCTCGCAGCCTTCTGACCGCGCGTTTCTTTGACCCACGTCGTTACGATTTGGCCCCTGTTGGTCGCTATAAGATTAACAAAAAACTCAGCTTGCGGACTCGCCTTCTCAACCAAACCTTGGCAGAGCATGTCATCAATGGTGAAACCGGCGAAATCGTCTTGGAAGCAGGAACACTCTTGAATAGAGATGTGTTGGAAAAAATCGACGAGCAATTTGATCAGCTCAACTTAGTAGAGTACATTCCAAATGATGCAGCTGTTTTGGTGGAGCCAGTCTTGTTGCAAAAATTCAAGATTGTGGCACCGAAAGATCCAGACCGAGTTGTGACCGTGATTGGTAATGCCAACCCAGCTGAAAATGTGCGTACAGTCACACCGGCAGATATTTTGGCGGAGATGAGTTACTTCCTCAACCTAGCTGAGGGTCTTGGTCGTGTAGATGATATTGACCACTTGGGGAACCGTCGTATCCGTGCGGTCGGCGAACTTTTGGCCAACCAAGTCCGTATCGGTTTGACCCGTATGGAGCGGAACCTGCGCGAGCGTATGTCTGTTCAAGACAACGAGGTCTTGACGCCGCAACAAATCATCAACATTCGTCCAGTCACCGCTGCCATCAAAGAATTCTTTGGTTCATCCCAGTTGTCCCAGTTCATGGACCAACACAACCCGCTTTCTGAGTTGTCTCACAAGCGCCGTTTGTCAGCCTTGGGGCCTGGTGGTTTGACTCGTGACCGTGCTGGTTACGAGGTGCGTGACGTACACTACACCCACTATGGCCGTATGTGTCCGATTGAAACGCCTGAAGGACCAAACATCGGTTTGATCAACAACTTGTCTTCTTACGGACACCTCAACAAATATGGCTTCATCCAAACGCCTTACCGCAAGATTGACCGTGCAACTGGTACAGTTACGAACGAAATCGTTTGGTTGACAGCCGATGAAGAAGATGCTTACATTGTAGCTCAATCGACATCACCACTTGATGAAAACAACCGTTTCGTTGATAAGATTGTCATGGGTCGTCATCAGGGTAACAACCAAGAATTCCCAGCTGAATCAGCGGATTTCATGGATGTTTCACCTAAGCAGGTAGTTGCGGTGGCGACAGCTTGTATTCCTTTCTTGGAAAACGATGACTCCAACCGTGCCCTCATGGGTGCCAACATGCAGCGTCAGGCCGTTCCATTGATTGATCCTAAGGCTCCGCTAGTTGGTACTGGTATGGAATACCAGGCTGCCCATGACTCAGGTGCGGCCATTATTGCCCAACATGATGGAAAAGTAACCTATGCGGATGCGGACAAGGTTGAAGTACGCCGCGAAGATGGTTCCTTGGATATTTACAAAATTTCTAAATTCCGTCGTTCCAACTCAGGAACGGCTTACAACCAACGTACCCTTGTAAAAGTGGGCGATGTGGTTGAAAAAGGCGACTTTATCGCCGATGGACCTTCCATGGAAAAAGGGGAAATGGCCCTTGGTCAAAACCCTATCGTTGCCTACATGACTTGGGAAGGGTACAACTTCGAGGACGCGGTTATTATGAGTGAACGTCTGGTGAAAGATGATGTCTACACCTCTGTTCACTTGGAAGAATATGAATCCGAAACCCGCGATACCAAGTTGGGCCCTGAAGAAATCACCCGCGAAATTCCAAACGTTGGTGAGGATGCCCTTCGCCAGTTGGATGAAATGGGTATTATCCGCATCGGTGCCGAAGTAAAAGAAGGCGATATCCTGGTTGGTAAGGTGACACCGAAAGGTGAAAAAGACCTGTCTGCAGAAGAGCGCCTCTTGCACGCCATCTTCGGTGACAAGTCACGTGAAGTCCGTGATACTTCTCTTCGTGTACCACACGGTGCCGATGGTGTCGTTCGTGATGTGAAGATCTTTACCCGTGCCAACGGTGATGAATTGCAATCTGGCGTTAACATGCTGGTCCGTGTCTACATTGCCCAAAAACGCAAGATCAAGGTCGGTGATAAGATGGCCGGTCGTCACGGTAACAAGGGTGTCGTTTCCCGTATCGTTCCTGTGGAAGACATGCCATACCTACCTGACGGAACTCCTGTTGACATCATGCTCAACCCACTGGGGGTACCATCTCGTATGAACATCGGTCAGGTTATGGAACTTCACTTGGGTATGGCTGCTCGTAATCTGGGCATCCACATTGCAACACCAGTTTTCGATGGTGCAAGCTCAGAAGACCTTTGGTCAACTGTCAAAGAAGCAGGCATGGACTCAGATGCCAAGACCGTTCTCTATGATGGACGTACCGGTGAGCCATTTGACAACCGCGTATCTGTCGGTGTCATGTATATGATCAAGCTTCACCACATGGTGGATGACAAGCTCCACGCGCGTTCAGTCGGACCATACTCACTGGTTACTCAGCAGCCACTCGGAGGTAAGGCTCAGTTTGGTGGACAACGTTTCGGTGAGATGGAGGTTTGGGCCCTTGAAGCCTACGGTGCTTCAAATGTCCTTCAAGAAATCTTGACCTACAAGTCAGATGATGTGACAGGCCGTCTCAAGGCCTATGAAGCCATCACCAAAGGCAAGCCAATTCCTAAACCAGGTGTTCCAGAATCCTTCCGCGTTCTTGTCAAAGAGTTGCAGTCCCTTGGTTTGGATATGCGGGTCCTTGATGAAGATGACAAAGAAGTGGAATTGCGTGACCTTGATGAAGGTGAAGATGATGACATCATCCACGTAGATGACCTTGAAAAAGCACGTGCAAAAGCCGCAGCGGACGCTGCAGCA